From the Leifsonia sp. AG29 genome, one window contains:
- a CDS encoding NUDIX hydrolase, with translation MDIRVAAYGVIVDDDRILLAHWNESGRSGWTLPGGGIDPGEDPVDAVVREIAEETGYRAVADELLGIDSKIVPAEHRFVADAGPLHALRIVYRARVIDGTLTNELDGTTDEAAWFALDRIPNRRVDLVDVALRMAGITSGG, from the coding sequence GTGGATATCAGGGTCGCGGCCTACGGAGTCATCGTCGACGACGATCGGATCCTGCTGGCGCACTGGAACGAGAGCGGCCGCTCCGGGTGGACGCTTCCCGGGGGAGGGATCGATCCGGGCGAGGACCCGGTCGACGCCGTCGTGCGCGAGATCGCGGAGGAGACCGGGTATCGCGCCGTTGCGGACGAACTGCTCGGAATCGATTCGAAGATCGTGCCCGCCGAGCACCGGTTCGTCGCCGACGCGGGCCCCCTCCACGCGCTTCGGATCGTCTATCGGGCGCGTGTGATCGACGGGACGCTCACCAACGAGCTCGACGGTACGACAGACGAAGCAGCGTGGTTCGCCCTCGACCGCATCCCGAATCGGCGCGTCGACCTGGTGGACGTCGCGCTGCGCATGGCCGGGATCACCTCCGGCGGCTGA
- the dnaN gene encoding DNA polymerase III subunit beta, whose amino-acid sequence MKFQANRDVFSEAVSFAVKLLPQRTTLPILSGVLIETTDTGLQLSSFDYEVSAQTEIAAEVEEPGRVLVSGRLLAEIAAKLPNAPVRFSTEESKIVVRAGSANFTLLSMPVEEYPSIPQVSGEAGLVPADEFAEAVAQVGVAASRDDVTPVITGVQLEVGDNRLGLVATDRYRVAVREIDWDNGTTSGGSVTALVPARTLTEIGKTFGHSGTVAVSITNRDDRELIAFTADKKTVTSLLIKGNFPPVRRLFPDQVDNYAVVNTGELIEATRRVALVLEREAALRYTFTADGLTLEAIGSEQAQASESIDALLTGQETVVSLKPQFLLDGLGAVHSEFVRISFTKTENPNKPGPVLITSQTSKDQAGSDSYKYLLQPNLLLR is encoded by the coding sequence GTGAAGTTCCAAGCCAACCGGGATGTCTTCAGCGAAGCCGTCTCGTTCGCGGTGAAGCTCCTGCCGCAGCGGACGACACTGCCCATCCTGAGCGGCGTGCTGATCGAGACCACCGACACCGGCCTCCAGCTGTCCTCGTTCGACTACGAGGTGTCCGCGCAGACCGAGATCGCCGCCGAGGTGGAGGAGCCGGGCCGCGTCCTGGTGTCCGGGCGACTCCTGGCCGAGATCGCCGCGAAGCTGCCGAACGCCCCGGTGCGGTTCTCCACCGAGGAATCCAAGATCGTCGTGCGCGCCGGATCCGCGAACTTCACGCTCCTGTCCATGCCGGTCGAGGAATACCCGAGCATCCCGCAGGTCTCCGGGGAGGCGGGACTGGTCCCGGCCGACGAGTTCGCCGAGGCCGTCGCCCAGGTGGGCGTGGCGGCATCGCGCGACGATGTGACGCCGGTGATCACCGGCGTTCAGCTGGAGGTCGGTGACAATCGACTCGGCCTGGTCGCGACCGACCGCTACCGCGTCGCGGTCCGCGAGATCGACTGGGACAACGGAACCACCTCGGGCGGGTCGGTCACAGCGCTCGTGCCGGCACGGACCCTCACGGAGATCGGCAAGACGTTCGGTCACAGCGGCACGGTCGCCGTCTCGATCACCAACCGCGACGACCGCGAGCTGATCGCCTTCACGGCGGACAAGAAGACCGTCACGTCCCTCCTGATCAAGGGCAATTTCCCGCCCGTGCGCCGGCTTTTCCCGGACCAGGTCGACAATTACGCCGTCGTCAACACCGGCGAGCTGATCGAGGCCACTCGCCGCGTCGCGCTCGTCCTCGAGCGCGAGGCCGCGCTCCGCTACACCTTCACAGCCGACGGACTGACGCTCGAGGCGATCGGCTCCGAGCAGGCCCAGGCATCCGAGAGCATCGACGCCCTCCTCACCGGCCAGGAGACGGTGGTTTCATTGAAACCGCAGTTCCTGCTCGACGGTCTTGGTGCGGTGCACTCCGAATTCGTCCGGATCTCCTTCACCAAGACCGAGAACCCCAACAAGCCGGGTCCTGTGCTCATCACGAGCCAGACCTCGAAGGACCAGGCCGGATCGGACTCGTACAAGTACCTGCTCCAGCCGAACCTCCTCCTTCGCTGA
- the gyrB gene encoding DNA topoisomerase (ATP-hydrolyzing) subunit B encodes MTMEPNSGRTDHDYGANEIQILEGLEAVRKRPGMYIGSTGPRGLHHLVYEIVDNSVDEALAGHADNIEVTILADGAVRVIDNGRGIPVDEHPTEHKSTVEVVLTILHAGGKFGGGGYAVSGGLHGVGSSVVNALSSRLDVEVHRQGFVWRQSYRDGVPQAPLEQGEASERTGTTITFWPSPETFETVVFDYETLRTRFQQMAFLNKGLRIAITDERAPEIGHVEGEVDDAEVQPNRHEVFLYERGLQDYVQYLNSAKKAEVVHDEIISFESEDTERKIALEVAMQWTTSYNESVFTYANTINTHEGGTHEEGFRAALTTLVNRYAREKGILKDRDDNLSGDDVREGLTAVISVKLSEPQFEGQTKTKLGNTEAKAFVQKVVGDQLGDWFDRNPNQAKEIIRKALQAATARLAARKARETARRKGLLESGGMPGKLKDCQSKDPTVSEIFIVEGDSAGGSAVQGRNPETQAILPLRGKILNVEKARLDRALANNEVQAMITAFGAGIGEDFDPEKARYHKIVLMADADVDGQHITTLLLTLLFRYMRPLIELGYVYLAQPPLYRLKWSNAEHEYVYSDRERDAFLAEGLAAGKRIPKDNGVQRYKGLGEMDYKELWETTMNPETRTLLQVTLDDAAAADEIFATLMGEDVESRRSFIQKNAKDVRFLDI; translated from the coding sequence ATGACGATGGAACCGAACAGCGGCCGGACGGATCACGATTACGGCGCGAATGAGATCCAGATCCTCGAAGGTCTCGAAGCCGTCCGCAAGCGACCCGGAATGTACATCGGTTCCACGGGCCCCCGGGGGCTCCACCACCTCGTCTACGAGATCGTCGACAACTCCGTCGACGAGGCGCTCGCCGGGCACGCCGACAACATCGAGGTGACGATCCTGGCCGACGGTGCCGTGCGCGTCATCGACAACGGCCGCGGCATCCCCGTCGACGAGCACCCGACCGAGCACAAGTCCACCGTCGAGGTCGTCCTGACCATCCTCCACGCGGGCGGCAAGTTCGGCGGCGGCGGATACGCGGTCTCCGGCGGTCTGCACGGCGTGGGCAGCTCCGTGGTGAACGCGCTCTCCTCCCGGCTCGACGTCGAGGTCCACCGCCAGGGCTTCGTGTGGCGCCAGAGCTATCGCGACGGCGTGCCGCAGGCGCCCCTGGAGCAGGGGGAGGCGTCCGAGCGTACCGGCACCACCATCACTTTCTGGCCGAGCCCCGAGACGTTCGAGACGGTCGTCTTCGACTACGAGACCCTCCGCACCCGGTTCCAGCAGATGGCGTTCCTCAACAAGGGGCTCCGGATCGCGATCACCGACGAGCGCGCACCGGAGATCGGCCACGTCGAGGGCGAGGTCGACGACGCGGAGGTCCAGCCCAACCGTCACGAGGTGTTCCTCTACGAGCGAGGCCTCCAGGACTACGTGCAGTACCTCAATTCGGCGAAGAAGGCCGAGGTCGTCCACGACGAGATCATCTCGTTCGAGTCGGAGGACACCGAGCGCAAGATCGCTCTCGAGGTCGCCATGCAGTGGACCACGAGCTACAACGAGAGCGTCTTCACCTACGCCAACACGATCAACACCCATGAGGGCGGTACCCACGAGGAGGGCTTCCGCGCGGCGCTGACCACCCTGGTCAACCGGTACGCCCGCGAGAAGGGGATCCTCAAGGATCGCGACGACAACCTGTCGGGCGACGACGTGCGCGAGGGGCTCACCGCCGTGATCTCGGTCAAGCTCTCGGAGCCGCAGTTCGAGGGCCAGACGAAGACGAAGCTGGGCAACACGGAGGCGAAGGCCTTCGTCCAGAAGGTCGTCGGCGACCAGCTCGGCGACTGGTTCGACCGCAACCCCAATCAGGCCAAGGAGATCATCCGCAAGGCGCTCCAGGCGGCGACCGCGCGGCTGGCGGCCCGCAAGGCGCGCGAGACCGCACGGCGCAAGGGCCTCCTCGAGAGCGGTGGCATGCCGGGCAAGCTCAAGGACTGCCAGTCGAAGGACCCGACGGTGTCGGAGATCTTCATCGTCGAGGGCGACTCGGCCGGCGGATCCGCCGTGCAGGGCCGCAACCCGGAGACGCAGGCGATCCTCCCGCTGCGCGGCAAGATCCTCAACGTCGAGAAGGCGCGGCTCGACCGCGCGCTCGCGAACAACGAGGTGCAGGCGATGATCACGGCGTTCGGCGCCGGCATCGGCGAGGACTTCGACCCGGAGAAGGCGCGCTACCACAAGATCGTGCTCATGGCCGACGCCGACGTCGACGGCCAGCACATCACCACGCTGCTCCTCACCCTCCTGTTCCGCTACATGCGGCCGCTGATCGAGCTCGGCTACGTCTACCTGGCGCAGCCGCCGCTGTACCGGCTGAAGTGGTCGAACGCCGAGCACGAGTACGTCTACTCCGATCGCGAGCGCGACGCCTTCCTCGCTGAGGGGCTCGCGGCCGGCAAGCGCATCCCGAAGGACAACGGCGTGCAGCGCTACAAGGGTCTCGGCGAGATGGACTACAAGGAGCTGTGGGAGACCACGATGAACCCGGAGACCCGGACGCTCCTCCAGGTCACGCTGGACGACGCCGCTGCAGCGGACGAGATCTTCGCGACCCTGATGGGCGAGGACGTCGAATCGCGTCGCTCGTTCATCCAGAAGAACGCCAAGGACGTGCGCTTCCTCGACATCTGA
- the recF gene encoding DNA replication/repair protein RecF (All proteins in this family for which functions are known are DNA-binding proteins that assist the filamentation of RecA onto DNA for the initiation of recombination or recombinational repair.), whose protein sequence is MRVTHLSLTDFRNYRTADVPFAPGANLFVGRNGQGKTNLVESLGYLSTLGSHRVSSDSALIRQGADAAIVRARIQHDGRELLVEVQLNRSASNRAQVNRAAIKPRELPRYFSSVLFAPEDLALVRGEPGIRRRFLDQLLIQRNPRFSAVIADYERVLKQRNTLLKSARASRVRADQLGTLDIWDDRLVALGSELVDARLDLVARLSVPLVSAYRSVAGDDHHPRLLPQLTIRGASVDDEEEPEPTAVTDQAGSTTQDAFRQALAEARPKELDRGLTLVGPHRDDLLFELNGLPAKGYASHGESWSFALALKLASAELLRRESSTGDPVLILDDVFAELDQARRRMLATAVGGYEQVLITAAVLDDVPEELAAHTVRIEAGTVVEAPGA, encoded by the coding sequence TTGCGCGTTACACACCTTTCCCTGACGGACTTCCGCAACTACCGCACCGCGGATGTCCCGTTCGCGCCCGGCGCCAATCTGTTCGTCGGACGCAACGGTCAGGGCAAGACCAATCTGGTGGAGTCGCTCGGCTACCTGAGCACCCTCGGGTCGCACCGGGTGTCGAGCGACTCCGCCCTCATCCGGCAGGGAGCGGACGCGGCGATCGTGCGGGCCCGCATCCAGCACGACGGCCGGGAGCTCCTCGTCGAAGTGCAGCTGAACCGGTCCGCGTCCAACCGGGCGCAGGTCAACAGGGCGGCGATCAAGCCTCGGGAGCTGCCGCGCTACTTCTCGAGCGTGCTCTTCGCTCCGGAGGACCTCGCCCTAGTCCGGGGCGAGCCGGGGATCCGCCGCCGGTTCCTCGATCAGCTCCTCATCCAGCGGAATCCGCGGTTCTCGGCCGTCATCGCCGATTACGAGCGCGTGCTCAAGCAGCGCAACACCCTGCTCAAGTCGGCGCGAGCCTCCCGGGTGCGAGCGGACCAGCTCGGCACCCTCGACATCTGGGACGACCGACTCGTCGCCCTCGGTTCCGAACTCGTCGACGCGCGGCTCGACCTCGTCGCCCGGCTGAGCGTCCCGCTCGTGAGCGCCTACCGTTCGGTCGCCGGGGACGACCACCACCCGCGACTCCTCCCGCAACTGACCATCCGGGGTGCGTCGGTCGACGACGAGGAGGAGCCCGAGCCCACTGCTGTAACCGATCAAGCCGGTTCCACCACGCAGGATGCTTTCCGGCAGGCTCTCGCGGAGGCGCGGCCAAAAGAACTGGACCGGGGCCTCACCCTGGTCGGCCCCCATCGCGACGACCTCCTGTTCGAGCTGAACGGCCTCCCCGCCAAGGGGTACGCGAGCCACGGCGAGTCGTGGTCGTTCGCGCTCGCCCTCAAGCTGGCCTCGGCAGAGCTCCTGCGGCGGGAGTCCTCCACCGGCGATCCGGTGCTCATCCTCGACGACGTGTTCGCCGAGCTCGACCAGGCGCGGCGCCGCATGCTCGCAACCGCCGTAGGTGGTTACGAGCAGGTGCTCATCACCGCAGCCGTGCTTGACGATGTCCCGGAGGAGCTCGCCGCGCACACGGTGCGGATCGAGGCGGGAACCGTGGTGGAGGCACCGGGTGCCTGA
- the gyrA gene encoding DNA gyrase subunit A, which produces MTDEETTGEGFGIHGRIDQVDLQSEMQRSYLDYAMSVIIGRALPEVRDGLKPVHRRVIYAMFDGGYRPDKAFSKCARVVGDVMGQFHPHGDTAIYDALVRLVQPWSLRYPLALGQGNFGSPGNDGAAAPRYTETKMAPLALEMVRDIDEETVDFQDNYDGRTQEPAVLPSRFPNLLVNGSVGIAVGMATNIPPHNLREVADGALWHLAHPEASREELLEELIKRIKGPDFPTGAQILGIKGIQDTYRTGRGSITMRAVVNIEEIQGRVCLVVTELPYQVNPDNLAIKIAELVKDGRIGGIADIRDETSGRTGQRLVIVLKRDAVAKVVLNNLYKHTQLQENFGANMLAIVDNVPRTLSLDGFITAWVEHQIEVIVRRTRYRLRKAEERAHILRGYLKALDALDEVIALIRRSPTVDDAREGLKSLLDVDDVQADAILAMQLRRLAALERQKIIDEHDEIERQITEFKAILADPTRQRAIVSEELTEIVDRYGDDRRTEIMFGFDGDMSMEDLIPEEEMVVTVTRGGYIKRTRSDNYRSQHRGGKGVKGAQLRGEDVVDHFFVTTTHHWLLFFTNKGRVYRAKAYEVQEAGRDAKGQHVANLLAMQPDEEIAEILDIRDYEAAKYLVLATRDGLIKKTALDEYDTNRSGGIIAIKLREDDELVSALLVEEDSDLLLVSRKGMSIRFTASDEALRPMGRSTSGVIGMHFRGDDSLLEASVVSDEGYVFVVTEGGYAKRTSADQYRLQNRGGLGIKVAKLSEDRGDLVGALIVDEDDEVLVVLASGKVVRSAVAEVPAKGRDTMGVVFARFAETDKIIAVAKNTERNLDSQNLPADDSPETDTESADVGKEETVDEQ; this is translated from the coding sequence GTGACGGACGAAGAGACCACGGGCGAGGGCTTCGGGATCCACGGTCGGATCGACCAGGTCGACCTCCAGTCGGAGATGCAGCGGTCGTACCTCGACTACGCGATGAGCGTGATCATCGGCCGGGCCCTGCCGGAGGTGCGGGACGGCCTGAAGCCGGTGCACCGCCGCGTGATCTACGCGATGTTCGACGGAGGCTACCGGCCGGACAAGGCGTTCTCGAAGTGCGCCCGCGTCGTCGGCGACGTGATGGGGCAGTTCCATCCGCACGGAGACACCGCGATCTATGACGCCCTCGTGCGCCTCGTGCAGCCGTGGAGCCTCCGCTACCCGCTGGCGCTCGGCCAGGGCAACTTCGGATCCCCGGGCAACGACGGCGCGGCCGCCCCCCGGTACACCGAGACCAAGATGGCCCCCCTCGCGCTCGAGATGGTCCGGGACATCGACGAGGAGACCGTCGACTTCCAGGACAACTACGACGGGCGGACCCAGGAGCCGGCCGTGCTCCCGAGCCGGTTCCCGAACCTCCTCGTCAACGGATCGGTGGGCATCGCCGTCGGCATGGCCACCAACATCCCGCCGCACAACCTTCGTGAGGTCGCCGACGGCGCCCTCTGGCACCTGGCCCACCCGGAGGCGTCGCGGGAGGAGCTCCTCGAGGAGCTCATCAAGCGGATCAAGGGGCCGGACTTCCCGACCGGCGCGCAGATCCTCGGTATCAAGGGCATCCAGGACACCTACCGGACGGGCCGCGGCTCCATCACGATGCGCGCCGTGGTGAACATCGAGGAGATCCAGGGCCGGGTCTGCCTGGTCGTCACCGAGCTCCCGTACCAGGTCAACCCGGACAACCTCGCGATCAAGATCGCCGAGCTCGTCAAGGACGGCCGCATCGGAGGCATCGCCGACATCCGCGACGAGACCTCCGGCCGCACGGGCCAGCGTCTCGTCATCGTGCTGAAGCGCGACGCCGTCGCCAAGGTCGTCCTCAACAACCTGTACAAGCACACGCAGCTGCAGGAGAACTTCGGCGCCAACATGCTGGCGATCGTCGACAACGTGCCGCGCACGCTGTCGCTCGACGGCTTCATCACCGCCTGGGTCGAGCACCAGATCGAGGTCATCGTCCGGCGGACCCGCTACCGGCTGCGCAAGGCCGAGGAGCGGGCCCACATCCTCCGCGGATATCTGAAGGCGCTCGACGCGCTCGACGAGGTCATCGCCCTCATCCGCCGCTCGCCGACGGTCGACGACGCGCGCGAGGGCCTCAAGAGCCTCCTCGATGTCGACGATGTCCAGGCCGACGCGATCCTGGCGATGCAGCTCCGCCGCCTCGCCGCGCTCGAGCGTCAGAAGATCATCGATGAGCACGACGAGATCGAGCGCCAGATCACCGAGTTCAAGGCGATTCTCGCCGATCCGACCCGGCAGCGGGCGATCGTCAGCGAGGAGCTCACCGAGATCGTCGACCGCTACGGCGACGACCGCCGCACCGAGATCATGTTCGGCTTCGACGGCGACATGAGCATGGAGGACCTCATCCCCGAAGAGGAGATGGTGGTCACGGTCACCCGCGGCGGGTACATCAAGCGCACACGCAGCGACAACTACCGCAGCCAGCACCGCGGCGGCAAGGGCGTCAAGGGCGCCCAGCTCCGGGGCGAGGACGTCGTCGACCACTTCTTCGTCACGACGACCCACCACTGGCTCCTCTTCTTCACGAACAAGGGCCGCGTGTACCGCGCCAAGGCGTACGAGGTGCAGGAAGCCGGTCGCGACGCGAAGGGTCAGCACGTCGCGAACCTGCTCGCCATGCAGCCGGATGAGGAGATCGCCGAGATCCTCGACATCCGGGACTACGAGGCCGCCAAGTACCTCGTCCTCGCCACCCGTGACGGCCTGATCAAGAAGACGGCCCTCGACGAGTACGACACCAACCGCTCCGGCGGCATCATCGCGATCAAGCTCCGGGAGGATGACGAGCTCGTCTCGGCGCTGCTCGTGGAGGAGGACTCCGACCTGCTGCTGGTCTCGCGCAAGGGCATGTCGATCCGCTTCACCGCGAGCGACGAGGCGCTCCGCCCGATGGGGCGCTCCACCTCGGGCGTCATCGGCATGCACTTCCGCGGCGATGACAGCCTCCTCGAGGCGTCGGTCGTCTCCGACGAGGGCTACGTGTTCGTCGTCACCGAGGGAGGCTACGCGAAGCGCACCTCCGCCGACCAGTACCGCCTCCAGAACCGCGGCGGTCTCGGCATCAAGGTGGCCAAGCTCAGCGAGGACAGAGGCGATCTCGTCGGCGCCCTCATCGTCGACGAGGACGACGAGGTCCTTGTGGTTCTTGCCAGCGGCAAGGTGGTACGCTCTGCCGTGGCCGAGGTACCCGCCAAGGGCCGCGACACCATGGGTGTCGTCTTTGCACGATTCGCCGAGACGGACAAGATCATCGCCGTGGCGAAGAACACCGAACGCAACCTCGATTCCCAGAATCTCCCGGCGGACGACTCACCGGAGACCGACACGGAATCGGCGGACGTCGGGAAGGAAGAGACCGTAGATGAGCAGTAG
- the gnd gene encoding phosphogluconate dehydrogenase (NAD(+)-dependent, decarboxylating) — protein sequence MHIGLIGLGRMGNNMRARLEKKGIEVTGYDTNPDVSDVATLADLVAALPAPRTVWVMVPAGEITDSVIRGLEPLLEKGDLVIDGGNSKFTEDFKHAELLAPRGVDFMDAGVSGGIWGLENGYGLMVGGSKEQVERVMPVFDALRPEGPREEGFVHVGEVGAGHYAKMVHNGIEYALMQAYAEGYELLDTRKDIIKDVTGTFKAWQRGTVVRSWLLDLLVRALEQDPEFEHIEGYVQDSGEGRWTVEEGLNNAVPLPTISASIFARFVSRQEDSPAMKAVAALRNQFGGHAVKAVD from the coding sequence ATGCACATCGGCCTCATCGGTCTCGGACGCATGGGCAACAACATGCGCGCCCGCCTCGAGAAGAAGGGCATCGAGGTCACCGGCTACGACACGAACCCCGACGTGTCGGACGTCGCGACGCTCGCGGACCTCGTCGCCGCCCTGCCGGCTCCGCGGACCGTCTGGGTCATGGTGCCGGCCGGCGAGATCACCGATTCGGTGATCCGCGGCCTCGAACCGCTCCTCGAGAAGGGCGACCTGGTGATCGACGGGGGCAACTCGAAGTTCACCGAGGACTTCAAGCACGCCGAGCTGCTGGCCCCGCGCGGCGTCGACTTCATGGACGCCGGCGTCTCCGGCGGCATCTGGGGCCTCGAGAACGGCTACGGACTCATGGTCGGCGGCTCCAAGGAGCAGGTCGAGCGTGTGATGCCGGTCTTCGACGCACTCCGTCCCGAGGGCCCTCGCGAGGAGGGCTTCGTCCATGTCGGCGAGGTCGGCGCGGGTCACTACGCGAAGATGGTGCACAACGGCATCGAGTACGCGCTGATGCAGGCCTACGCCGAGGGTTACGAGCTGCTCGACACGCGCAAGGACATCATCAAGGACGTCACCGGGACCTTCAAGGCCTGGCAGCGCGGCACCGTGGTCCGCTCCTGGCTGCTCGACCTGCTCGTCCGCGCACTCGAGCAGGACCCGGAGTTCGAGCACATCGAGGGCTACGTGCAGGACTCGGGTGAGGGCCGCTGGACCGTGGAGGAGGGGCTCAACAACGCCGTCCCGCTGCCGACGATCAGCGCCTCCATCTTCGCCCGTTTCGTCTCCCGTCAGGAGGACTCGCCGGCGATGAAGGCGGTCGCCGCGCTGCGCAACCAGTTCGGCGGTCACGCTGTGAAGGCCGTGGACTAA
- a CDS encoding Fpg/Nei family DNA glycosylase, translated as MPELPEVTALAADLDRRLRRHVIDRLSIMAFSALKTFDPPADALQGLEVHGVSRHGKFLDIAAGDLHLIVHLARAGWIRWRDTPPPASGARPGKGPLAARLLLDDGTGIDITEAGTKKSLAIYVVHDPSEVPGIERLGPDPLSPEFTREAFASILAAQGRAQIKGVLRNQSVVAGIGNAYSDEILHVAKMSPYKPADMGPDDVTRLYDAVQSTLRDALARADGLAASELKGEKKSNLRVHGRTGEPCPVCGDTIRQVIFHDSTFQYCPTCQTGGKPLSDRVLSRLLK; from the coding sequence ATGCCCGAACTGCCGGAAGTCACCGCTCTCGCCGCCGACCTCGACCGACGGCTCCGTCGTCATGTCATCGACCGGCTGAGCATCATGGCCTTCTCGGCGCTCAAGACGTTCGACCCTCCCGCCGACGCCCTGCAGGGTCTCGAGGTGCACGGGGTGTCGCGGCACGGCAAGTTCCTCGACATCGCCGCCGGCGATCTCCACCTGATCGTCCATCTGGCTCGCGCCGGCTGGATCCGGTGGCGGGACACTCCTCCCCCGGCGTCGGGCGCCCGTCCGGGCAAGGGTCCGCTGGCGGCTCGCCTGCTGCTCGACGACGGCACGGGCATCGACATCACCGAGGCCGGAACGAAGAAGAGTCTGGCGATCTACGTCGTGCACGACCCGTCGGAGGTCCCGGGCATCGAGCGGCTCGGTCCCGATCCGCTCTCCCCCGAGTTCACCCGGGAGGCGTTCGCCTCCATCCTGGCAGCGCAAGGGCGCGCGCAGATCAAGGGCGTCCTGCGCAACCAGTCCGTGGTCGCGGGCATCGGCAACGCCTACTCCGACGAGATCCTCCATGTCGCGAAGATGTCGCCCTACAAGCCGGCCGACATGGGCCCTGATGATGTGACGCGGTTGTACGACGCGGTTCAGTCCACCCTTCGTGACGCTCTGGCCCGCGCCGACGGGCTCGCCGCCTCCGAGCTGAAGGGTGAGAAGAAGTCGAACCTGCGTGTGCACGGTCGCACCGGCGAGCCGTGCCCGGTGTGCGGCGACACGATCAGGCAGGTCATCTTCCACGATTCGACGTTCCAGTACTGCCCGACCTGTCAGACCGGCGGAAAGCCCCTGTCCGACCGGGTGCTCTCGCGCCTCCTCAAGTAG
- a CDS encoding peptidylprolyl isomerase, with the protein MSKHTAVATLHTNYGDIKVNLFGNHAPKTVRNFVGLATGEIEWTHPATGDKTNAPLYNGVIFHRIIPGFMIQGGDPLGQGIGGPGYQFDDEINPELDFTQPYMLAMANAGIQGGRGTNGSQFFITVGPTTWLQGKHTIFGEVADDASRKVVDKLAEVPTDARDRPLDDVVIESVDVEQV; encoded by the coding sequence ATGTCTAAGCACACCGCTGTCGCCACGCTCCACACTAACTACGGAGACATCAAGGTCAACCTCTTCGGCAACCACGCTCCGAAGACGGTTCGGAACTTCGTCGGCCTGGCGACCGGTGAGATCGAGTGGACCCATCCGGCGACCGGCGACAAGACGAACGCGCCGCTCTACAACGGCGTGATCTTCCACCGCATCATCCCCGGGTTCATGATCCAGGGAGGCGACCCCCTCGGTCAGGGCATCGGCGGTCCGGGCTACCAGTTCGACGACGAGATCAACCCCGAGCTCGACTTCACGCAGCCGTACATGCTGGCCATGGCGAACGCCGGCATCCAAGGCGGCCGCGGCACGAACGGCTCGCAGTTCTTCATCACGGTCGGCCCGACCACCTGGCTGCAGGGCAAGCACACGATCTTCGGCGAGGTCGCCGACGACGCCTCGCGCAAGGTCGTCGACAAGCTGGCCGAGGTGCCGACCGACGCGCGCGATCGGCCGCTCGACGACGTGGTCATCGAGTCGGTCGACGTCGAGCAGGTCTGA
- a CDS encoding DUF721 domain-containing protein — MPEREPSETSEPPVSEASRVYLRLKELFTGTPARTRRARRERPEVAEGMSRPFSPGRDPRGLGDVMDSLTAQLGWTSALAQSDILTQWEALAGSENAKHSFPEGITDGALVIRCDSTAWATQLGMMRSELLRKVAELFPDADIETIHFRGPNAPSWNHGPRSIPGRGPRDTYG; from the coding sequence GTGCCTGAGCGCGAACCGTCCGAGACGTCCGAGCCGCCGGTGAGCGAAGCCTCCCGGGTCTACCTGCGTCTCAAGGAGCTGTTCACCGGTACGCCGGCCCGCACTCGCCGGGCCCGCCGCGAACGACCCGAGGTCGCGGAGGGGATGAGCCGGCCGTTCAGCCCGGGCCGTGATCCGCGCGGTCTCGGCGACGTGATGGATTCGCTGACCGCGCAGCTCGGCTGGACCTCCGCTCTGGCGCAGTCGGACATCCTCACCCAGTGGGAGGCGCTGGCGGGTTCCGAGAACGCCAAGCACTCCTTCCCGGAGGGGATCACGGACGGCGCGCTGGTCATCCGGTGCGACTCGACGGCCTGGGCGACGCAGCTCGGGATGATGCGCTCCGAGCTCCTCCGGAAGGTGGCCGAGCTCTTCCCCGACGCGGACATCGAGACCATCCACTTCCGCGGACCCAACGCCCCCTCCTGGAATCACGGCCCCAGGTCGATTCCAGGCCGCGGTCCGCGCGATACTTACGGCTGA
- a CDS encoding DUF3566 domain-containing protein: MSSSVAEKLAKKSTRRPASSKQVRLKLVYIDFWSTVKLSFLAGICLAIIAIVGTFLVWTVLDRTGIFDQINGLFKDISGAGGSDLRSILGLGQVMGFSLVVAILDIVVVTALGAVFALLYNLSVKITGGLLVGFTNN, encoded by the coding sequence ATGAGCAGTAGCGTCGCCGAGAAACTCGCGAAGAAGTCGACGAGGCGCCCCGCATCCTCCAAGCAGGTTCGCCTGAAGCTGGTGTACATCGACTTCTGGTCGACCGTGAAGCTGTCATTCCTCGCAGGGATCTGCCTCGCGATCATCGCGATCGTCGGCACGTTCCTCGTGTGGACGGTGCTCGACCGGACCGGCATCTTCGACCAGATCAACGGCCTGTTCAAGGACATCTCCGGTGCCGGCGGCAGCGACCTGCGGTCGATCCTCGGGCTCGGCCAGGTGATGGGCTTCTCGCTCGTGGTGGCCATCCTCGACATCGTCGTGGTGACCGCTCTCGGAGCCGTTTTCGCTCTCCTCTACAACCTCTCGGTGAAGATCACGGGCGGCCTGCTCGTCGGATTCACCAACAACTGA